The Montipora foliosa isolate CH-2021 chromosome 1, ASM3666993v2, whole genome shotgun sequence genome has a window encoding:
- the LOC137997922 gene encoding melanocortin receptor 5-like produces ILIITFVKNRNLHKRSMYLVISLAVADALVGGFSCSISSINLGSMCHLWKEVEPYGGSRIWHRIYFPLWVLFPIASLADLTAISVERMHATFRPFRHRVITKRFYAVVIAASWITAALLSTSLVFLHNHVNKIYAWNSFSLICLFVICLSYSFIAVKMFCGRHSPHRRSVNRERKLTKTLFIVTVVSLLMWLPHITTSLLLLSTDMLSSYSLLQRYQVASIFLFLYYANSLVNPILYATRMSDFRRALIVLFCRNPQNQVSPAFIMTSQTGA; encoded by the coding sequence ATTCTCATCATCACTTTTGTTAAAAATCGTAATCTTCATAAGCGCAGTATGTACTTGGTCATCTCTCTGGCGGTTGCAGATGCATTAGTTGGTGGTTTCTCGTGTTCCATAAGTTCCATAAATTTGGGGTCAATGTGCCACTTGTGGAAGGAGGTCGAGCCTTACGGTGGTAGCCGAATATGGCATAGAATATATTTTCCTTTGTGGGTTTTATTTCCTATTGCTTCTCTTGCAGATCTTACTGCGATTTCCGTAGAAAGGATGCACGCAACGTTTCGGCCATTCAGGCATCGTGTTATTACAAAGCGCTTCTATGCAGTGGTTATTGCCGCTAGTTGGATTACAGCTGCATTGCTATCGACTTCCCTCGTTTTCCTCCATAACCACGTTAACAAAATTTATGCATGGAATTCATTCAGTttaatttgtctttttgttATCTGTCTTTCTTACTCATTCATTGCAGTCAAAATGTTTTGCGGAAGACATTCTCCTCACCGCCGATCAGTcaatagagaaagaaaactgacaaagACATTGTTTATTGTGACCGTTGTATCTTTACTGATGTGGCTGCCACATATCACAACCTCTCTTCTCTTATTGTCCACTGATATGCTTTCTTCCTATTCTTTGCTTCAACGTTATCAAGTGGCtagtattttccttttcttatATTATGCAAACTCCCTTGTTAATCCCATTTTGTACGCAACTAGGATGTCAGATTTCAGGCGAGCTCTGATTGTACTCTTTTGCCGGAACCCGCAAAATCAGGTATCACCTGCGTTCATCATGACATCGCAGACAGGGGCATGA
- the LOC138001446 gene encoding arrestin domain-containing protein 17-like, which yields MGKVDIFQVVFQDGKTTFFPGEVINGTLNLKVNSELKLRGIRLEFHGAANVFTSSGDQRRKRPTNNEVYIDLVATLFGKAPEETGENPVLQPGDYNFPFQFHTPTQNLPTSIEGKFGHVRYWLRASIDRPWRFDITTKSVFTVIEYVDINIDEQLLRPCQIEEQEALGCSCFAKIMNVTVQTDRSGYCPGESIVVSAFINNQSSSGISYVEILLLQISVYTIKPGKHFKRAVENVASLKRDEIRGTGDHHLEMVPFPIPSLPPTMRSCGCIKITYELKFIVHVAGGWSPKQVVATIPITIGSVPYRPPTLLPSVEPSAPPLSPPPYSQDSQPYPVLPSYAECVYGGTAVRDEHDSGDMSPSTFTPMYPFVSDYQVPSALNQQAAAAQSLPSSSSKPPIPP from the exons ATGGGAAAGGTCGACATTTTCCAAGTTGTATTTCAAGATGGAAAGACAACTTTTTTCCCCGGTGAAGTGATTAATGGAACTTTAAACCTTAAAGTTAACAGCGAGCTGAAGCTGCGTGGAATTCGTCTGGAATTTCATGGAGCTGCCAATGTGTTTACGTCTTCCGGCGACCAGCGAAGAAAACGCCCTACTAATAATGAAGTCTATATTGATCTTGTGGCGACACTCTTTGGGAAGG CACCTGAGGAAACTGGAGAAAACCCAGTCCTTCAACCAGGAGATTACAACTTCCCATTCCAGTTTCACACTCCAACTCAAAATTTACCAACCTCAATTGAAGGGAAGTTTGGTCATGTGCGCTATTGGCTCAGAGCTTCCATAGATCGGCCTTGGCGATTTGATATAACCACCAAATCTGTTTTTACTGTCATAGAATATGTGGACATAAATATTGATGAACAGCTGCTG CGCCCATGCCAAATTGAGGAACAGGAAGCCTTGGGATGTTCATGTTTTGCTAAAATAATGAATGTTACTGTCCAAACAGACAGGAGTGGCTATTGTCCTGGAGAGTCTATAGTAGTGTCGGCGTTTATCAACAATCAATCAAGTAGTGGTATCAGTTATGTTGAGATCCTGCTACTTCAGATTTCTGTTTACACAATCAAACCTG GGAAGCATTTCAAGCGAGCTGTAGAGAATGTCGCTTCATTGAAAAGAGATGAAATCAGAGGGACTGGAGATCATCATTTGGAGATGGTGCCCTTTCCAATCCCATCCCTACCCCCCACAATGAGAAGTTGTGGCTGTATCAAGATTACCTATGAATTGAAG TTTATTGTGCATGTAGCCGGTGGATGGTCGCCGAAGCAGGTGGTTGCGACAATTCCAATAACGATTGGCTCCGTACCATATCGTCCTCCGACCCTACTGCCCTCAGTGGAACCATCTGCACCTcctctctcccctcccccataCAGTCAAGATTCTCAGCCATATCCAG TTCTCCCATCCTATGCCGAGTGTGTTTATGGTGGCACAGCTGTCCGAGATGAGCATGATTCAGGTGACATGAGCCCATCGACCTTCACGCCAATGTACCCATTTGTGAGTGATTATCAGGTGCCCTCGGCTTTAAATCAACAGGCTGCAGCTGCACAGAGCCTGCCATCTTCTTCCAGTAAACCACCTATACCTCCTTAA
- the LOC137998189 gene encoding neuropeptide FF receptor 2-like, which produces MVFSSSECITMLAVQTAESVLIVTFNFVTILAFIKRRFLRQQSMYLVVNLAVADMLVGGFSEPLTAFFEIRKWCNIWNGTQGLAVRWFRVIFPITSLINLAAISVERAHATLRPFKQRVVTKRFYKVVVVACWSTAVLLAVIFVTIPHINEAGKSDYFYLWNSFNVCSLLVICVSYALLAAKIYCGRHPQQHGAFRRETKLTKTLLLVTILSLLMWLPYVITTFLYFGTDVFSSLSWLTNRRLNFVGIVFYYANSLVNPILYASKMPDFRRALISLFPPRFQLQGHVLPVNRQLPVQHNQVHQLSS; this is translated from the coding sequence ATGGTGTTTTCTTCATCTGAGTGCATCACGATGCTTGCTGTGCAAACTGCTGAAAGTGTTCTCATAGTAACATTCAATTTTGTCACCATTCTCGCATTTATAAAAAGACGCTTTCTTCGACAGCAAAGCATGTACTTGGTAGTCAATCTGGCAGTTGCGGATATGCTAGTAGGGGGATTTTCGGAACCACTTACAGCCTTTTTTGAAATCAGAAAATGGTGTAACATCTGGAATGGAACGCAAGGTCTCGCCGTTCGCTGGTTCCGCGTTATTTTTCCTATCACGTCACTGATAAACCTTGCAGCGATTTCCGTCGAGAGAGCTCACGCAACCCTTCGACCTTTTAAACAACGCGTTGTCACAAAGAGATTTTATAAAGTTGTTGTCGTTGCTTGTTGGTCAACAGCTGTGTTGCTGGCAGTTATTTTCGTAACTATCCCTCATATAAATGAGGCAGGAAAAAGTGATTATTTTTACCTATGGAATTCATTTAATGTTTGTTCTCTACTTGTCATTTGCGTTTCCTACGCGCTCCTTGCTGCCAAGATTTATTGCGGAAGACATCCTCAGCAACATGGTGCATTCAGAAGAGAAACAAAGCTGACGAAGACATTGCTTCTTGTGACTATTTTATCTTTACTGATGTGGCTCCCGTATGTCATTACCACTTTTTTGTATTTCGGCACAGATGTTTTTTCTTCCCTTTCGTGGTTAACAAATCGTCGGTTGAATTTTGTGGGTATCGTTTTCTACTACGCAAATTCTCTTGTTAACCCCATTTTGTACGCGAGTAAAATGCCAGATTTCAGAAGAGCTCTGATTTCACTATTTCCCCCAAGGTTTCAATTGCAAGGCCATGTTCTGCCGGTCAATCGTCAGTTGCCGGTTCAACACAATCAAGTGCATCAACTAAGCAGTTGA